One genomic window of Glycine soja cultivar W05 chromosome 9, ASM419377v2, whole genome shotgun sequence includes the following:
- the LOC114367116 gene encoding endoglucanase 25-like encodes MYSRDSWGGPLEINATDSATEDERSRNLQDVDRAALSRPLDETQQSWLLGPGEQKKKKYVDLGCIIVSRKIFKWTLGTILFAAFLAGLIALIVNTVPRHRHKHPPPDNYTLALHKALMFFNAQRSGKLPKHNNVSWRGNSGMQDGKSSDHSAAIKDLVGGYYDAGDAIKFNFPASFSITMLSWSVIEYSAKYEAAGELEHVKEIIKWGTDYFLKSFNSTADTITTLAAQVGLGDTSGGDSPNDHYCWMRPEDMDYDRPVTECHSCSDLAAEMAAALASASIVFKDNKAYSKKLVHGATTLFKFSREQRGRYSAGSSEASIFYNSTSYWDEYVWGGAWMYFATGNSSYLKLATAPGLAKHAGAFWGGPDYGVLSWDNKLAGAQVLLSRLRLFLSPGYPYEEILRTFHNQTSIIMCSYLPVFTSFNRTKGGLIQLNHGRPQPLQYVVNAAFLAALYSDYLDAADTPGWYCGPNFFSTDVLRSFAKSQIDYILGNNPRKMSYVVGFGNHYPKHVHHRGASVPKNKIKYSCKGGWKWRDTSKPNPNTIVGAMVAGPDKHDGFHDVRTNYNYTEPTLAGNAGLVAALVALSGDKGTSIDKNTIFSAVPPMFPTPPPPPAPWKP; translated from the exons ATGTATTCTAGAGATTCATGGGGTGGACCGTTGGAGATAAACGCGACGGACTCGGCGACGGAGGACGAGCGGAGCCGGAACCTGCAGGACGTTGACAGGGCAGCGCTGTCGCGTCCCTTGGATGAGACGCAGCAGAGCTGGCTCCTTGGCCCCGGcgagcagaagaagaagaagtacgTCGATCTCGGCTGCATCATCGTCAGCCGCAAGATCTTCAAGTGGACCCTCGGCACAATCCTCTTCGCCGCCTTCCTCGCCGGCCTCATCGCCCTCATCGTCAACACCGTCCCCCGCCACCGCCACAAACACCCCCCTCCCGACAACTACACCCTCGCCCTCCACAAGGCCCTCATGTTCTTCAATGCCCAACGAT CGGGGAAGTTGCCCAAGCATAACAATGTTTCGTGGAGGGGAAACTCGGGAATGCAAGATGGGAAGTCTTCAGATCATTCTGCTGCGATTAAGGATCTGGTGGGTGGGTACTATGATGCCGGGGATGCTATCAAGTTTAACTTTCCTGCTTCGTTTTCCATTACTATGTTGAGTTGGAGTGTGATTGAGTATAGTGCAAAATATGAGGCTGCTGGGGAGCTTGAACATGTTAAGGAGATCATTAAGTGGGGTACTGATTATTTTCTCAAGAGTTTCAATAGTACTGCTGACACCATCACCACCCTTGCTGCTCAG GTTGGGCTTGGAGATACTTCCGGTGGTGACAGTCCGAATGACCACTATTGCTGGATGCGCCCAGAGGACATGGACTATGACCGCCCTGTGACTGAATGCCATAGTTGTTCTGATCTTGCAGCTGAGATGGCTGCTGCCTTGGCATCTGCTTCCATTGTTTTCAAGGACAACAAGGCCTATTCGAAGAAACTAGTTCATGGTGCTACCACGCTGTTCAAGTTTTCCAGGGAGCAGAGAGGCAGGTACAGTGCAGGGAGTTCGGAAGCTTCTATATTTTACAATTCTACCAGTTACTGGGATGAGTATGTTTGGGGAGGCGCATGGATGTACTTTGCAACTGGAAATTCATCGTACCTTAAGCTTGCTACTGCTCCTGGCCTGGCCAAGCATGCTGGTGCCTTCTGGGGAGGCCCTGATTATGGGGTACTCAGCTGGGATAACAAGCTTGCTGGTGCTCAG GTTCTTCTGAGTCGTTTGAGGTTGTTCTTGAGTCCTGGGTATCCATATGAAGAAATTTTGAGGACCTTTCACAATCAGACAAGCATAATCATGTGCTCCTATCTACCAGTTTTCACAAGCTTTAACAGAACCAAAG GTGGCTTGATTCAATTAAACCATGGTAGGCCTCAGCCTCTCCAATATGTGGTCAATGCGGCCTTTTTGGCTGCCCTATATAGTGATTATCTTGATGCTGCTGATACACCTGGATGGTATTGTGGACCTAATTTCTTTTCAACCGACGTGCTCCGTAGCTTTGCCAAGTCCCAG ATTGATTACATCCTTGGAAATAACCCAAGGAAAATGAGTTATGTCGTAGGTTTTGGTAATCATTACCCAAAACACGTCCACCATAGAGGAGCATCTGTACCGAAGAACAAGATCAAGTATAGCTGTAAAGGTGGATGGAAATGGAGGGACACTTCTAAGCCAAACCCAAATACAATTGTTGGTGCCATGGTTGCCGGTCCTGACAAGCatgatggcttccatgatgttCGTACAAACTACAATTACACAGAGCCAACACTTGCTGGAAATGCCGGTTTAGTTGCTGCACTAGTGGCATTGTCAGGCGACAAAGGCACATCTATTGACAAAAATACCATTTTCTCTGCTGTTCCCCCAATGTTTCctacaccgccaccacctccagCGCCATGGAAACCATAA
- the LOC114367115 gene encoding ferric reduction oxidase 7, chloroplastic-like, with amino-acid sequence MEKNSLDYSPLLSPRGDENGSETTASPLVSATKWTLKTLILMIFVLWAAFIFFLPAKPVNELFSKWNDLNRDTPFGVTGSIFLVFTAPILIIAFLAIAHQILTGEDQLHEKKTSKLPRFRLWTFPVFVKGPFGVVSATELIGIVLVLLYVIWALYAYTVRALDFISEFDVPSFRDKSIIMFKVMGLRTGAIGLMCLAFLFIPVSRGSVLLRYIDIPFEHATRYHVWLGHLTMVLFTVHGLLYVIAWAMEGHLVQELIQWKDIGVANLPGVISLLAGLLMWVTSLPGVRTWNFELFFYTHQLYVVFVVFLALHVGDFVFTMAAGGIFFFVLDRFLRFCQSRRTVNVISSRCLPCGTVELVLSKPQSLRYNALSFIFVQVRELSWLQWHPFSVSSSPLDGKNHLAVLIKVLGKWTEKLRQRITDVDAQKDSCVITTSVEGPYGHEVPYHLMYENLILVAGGIGLSPFLAILSDILHRVREGKPCQPRNILLVWAVKKSNELPLLSTIDMESICPSFSNKVNIVIHIYVTRESDPPLEEGYSYKPIKSSFCPMASDCGMSVLVGTGDNFWSGLYVISSTVGFVILLALLYVYYVTPFHIETWWYRGLLYVICMVASVVIFGGSVVAMWHIWEKQNSLKDKSNDTKVDKIHQNGSLATKDQSQDSSIAKSTVIHYGSRPNFKEIYDSISEKWGLVDVGVIVCGPSTLQTSVAEEIRSHSMTRQRHHSIFHFHSHSFDL; translated from the exons ATGgagaaaaattctcttgattaTAGTCCTTTGCTTTCTCCTCGTGGTGATGAAAATGGAAGTGAGACAACAGCATCTCCTCTTGTGTCAGCTACTAAATGGACTCTCAAGACTTTGATCTTGATGATCTTTGTTCTATGGGCagctttcatcttttttctccctGCAAAGCCTGTGAATGAGTTGTTCTCAAAATGGAATGATCTCAACCGTGACACTCCTTTTGGAGTCACag GAAGCATTTTTCTGGTCTTCACTGCTCCAATTCTCATAATTGCATTTCTTGCCATTGCACACCAAATTCTTACTGGGGAGGATCAGCTTCATGA GAAGAAGACTTCCAAACTTCCAAGGTTCCGCCTATGGACGTTTCCTGTGTTTGTGAAGGGACCATTTGGGGTTGTTTCTGCCACAGAGCTTATTGGGATTGTCCTCGTTTTGTTGTATGTTATCTGGGCTCTCTATGCTTACACTGTGAGGGCGCTTGATTTTATCTCTGAATTTGATGTGCCATCCTTTAGAGACAAGAG CATAATCATGTTTAAAGTGATGGGACTTCGCACGGGTGCAATTGGGTTGATGTGTTTGGCTTTCCTGTTTATCCCAGTTTCAAGGGGATCCGTTCTTCTCCGCTATATAGATATCCCTTTTGAACATGCCACAAGATATCATGTATGGCTGGGACATCTCACAATGGTGCTTTTTACTGTCCATGGACTCCTCTATGTTATTGCATGGGCAATGGAAGGCCACCTTGTACAAGAA TTAATACAATGGAAAGATATTGGTGTTGCCAATCTCCCAGGAGTTATCAGCCTTCTAGCTGGTTTGTTAATGTGGGTGACCTCTCTTCCCGGAGTGCGGACATGGAACTTTGAGTTGTTTTTCTACACCCACCAATTATATGTAGTCTTTGTTGTCTTTTTGGCCTTGCATGTTGGTGACTTTGTTTTCACTATGGCTGCTGGGGgaatatttttctttgtgcTCGATCGATTTCTGAGGTTCTGCCAATCACGAAGGACAGTTAATGTAATCTCATCCAGATGCCTTCCATGTGGCACTGTGGAATTGGTTCTGTCAAAACCTCAAA GTTTGAGATACAATGCACTAAGTTTCATTTTCGTTCAAGTCCGGGAACTATCATGGCTGCAGTGGCATCCATTCAGTGTTTCTTCTAGTCCTTTGGATGGAAAGAATCACCTTGCTGTTCTCATAAAGGTTCTTGGCAAATGGACAGAAAAGTTGAGACAAAGGATTACTGATGTCGATGCACAAAAAGATTCATGTGTCATAACAACTTCAGTTGAGGGGCCATATGGGCATGAAGTACCATACCACTTAAT GTATGAAAATCTTATATTAGTGGCTGGTGGTATTGGACTCTCACCCTTCCTTGCTATATTGAGTGACATTCTCCACCGTGTTAGGGAGGGGAAACCCTGTCAACCGAGAAATATTTTACTTGTTTGGGCGGTAAAAAAATCAAACGAGCTTCCACTTCTCTCAACCATTGACATGGAATCAATTTGTCCATCATTTTCAAATAAAGTAAACATTGTTATTCATATTTATGTCACCCGAGAATCAGATCCTCCATTG GAAGAGGGATATAGTTACAAACCAATAAAATCTTCATTCTGTCCTATGGCTAGTGATTGTGGCATGTCTGTTTTGGTTGGTACAGGAGACAATTTTTGGTCTGGACTATATGTCATCTCATCTACCGTTGGCTTTGTGATATTGCTGGCTTTGTTGTATGTTTACTACGTAACCCCATTTCACATAGAAACATGGTGGTACAGGGGACTACTATATGTAATCTGCATGGTTGCAAGTGTTGTTATCTTTGGTGGTTCTGTGGTTGCAATGTGGCATATTTGGGAAAAGCAAAATTCTTTGAAGGACAAGTCCAATGATACAAAGGTTGATAAGATTCATCAAAATGGCTCTTTGGCTACCAAGGATCAAAGTCAAGACAGTAGTATTGCAAAGTCAACGGTCATTCATTATGGTTCCAGGCCAAACTTTAAAG AAATTTATGACTCGATATCAGAGAAATGGGGCCTTGTTGATGTGGGTGTCATAGTTTGTGGCCCTTCAACACTTCAGACAAGTGTTGCTGAAGAAATCAGGTCACACAGTATGACAAGACAACGCCATCATTCCATCTTCCATTTCCACAGTCACAGCTTTGATCTCTAG
- the LOC114425602 gene encoding uncharacterized protein LOC114425602, with amino-acid sequence MEESQKHLQRNKWFDFDMELPSPFQLEQAVCSHGLFMMPPNHWDPLSKTLIRPLRSSPSSFLVSLSQHSQSLAVRVHATHALSPQQQNHIMAQVSRMLRFSEAEEKAVREFRSLHVVDHPNRSFSGRVFRSPTLFEDMVKCILLCNCQWPRTLSMAQALCELQLELQKGSPCTIAVSGNSKGESEGFIPKTPASKETRRNKVSTKGMFCKKKLELDGNLQIDHVVASSSTATTLLTTDNGDSEELRSHDSCHEFSNGNEYFSRTGNFPSPSELANLDESFLAKRCGLGYRAGYIIELARAIVEGKIQLGQLEELSKDACLSNYKQLDDQLKQIRGYGPFTRANVLMCLGYYHVIPTDSETVRHLKQVHSRYTTSKTIERELEEIYGKYEPYQFLAFWSEIWDFYETRFGKLNEMHSSDYKLITACNMRSTTNKRKRPSRKCQC; translated from the exons ATGGAGGAGTCACAAAAGCATCTCCAAAGAAACAAATGGTTCGACTTCGACATGGAGCTTCCCTCGCCATTCCAGTTGGAGCAAGCAGTGTGCAGCCACGGCCTCTTCATGATGCCGCCCAACCACTGGGACCCACTCTCCAAAACCCTAATTCGCCCACTCCGTTCTTCTCCCTCCTCCTTCCTCGTTTCACTTTCCCAGCACTCCCAATCCCTCGCCGTTAGGGTTCACGCCACCCACGCCCTCTCTCCCCAACAACAAAACcacatcatg GCTCAGGTTTCGCGAATGCTGCGTTTCTCCGAAGCGGAAGAGAAGGCTGTGAGGGAATTCAGAAGCCTGCACGTGGTTGATCATCCAAATAGAAGCTTCTCTGGAAGGGTGTTTCGCTCTCCCACGTTGTTCGAGGACATGGTCAAGTGCATACTCCTCTGTAATTGCCA GTGGCCGAGGACGTTGAGCATGGCTCAGGCTCTTTGTGAGCTTCAGTTGGAACTGCAAAAAGGGTCGCCTTGTACCATTGCTGTGTCGGGGAATTCAAAAGGTGAGAGTGAGGGATTCATCCCCAAAACACCAGCTTCTAAAGAGACCAGGAGAAACAAGGTTTCAACAAAGGGTATGTTTTGTAAGAAGAAATTAGAATTGGATGGAAATTTGCAAATTGACCACGTGGTTGCTTCAAGTTCAACCGCAACAACCTTGCTTACAACAGATAATGGTGATTCGGAAGAGCTACGATCACATGATTCATGTCATGAATTCTCTAATGGAAATGAGTATTTTAGTCGTACTGGAAATTTTCCATCCCCAAGTGAGCTAGCAAACCTTGATGAGAGTTTTCTGGCAAAGCGATGCGGACTTGGGTATAGAGCAGGTTATATAATAGAGCTAGCGCGAGCCATTGTTGAAGGCAAAATTCAATTAGGACAGCTTGAAGAGCTCTCGAAAGATGCATGCTTATCCAACTATAAACAACTTGATGATCAGCTGAAGCAAATTAGGGGATATGGCCCATTTACTCGTGCCAATGTTCTTATGTGCTTGGGATATTACCATGTCATTCCAACGGATTCTGAAACTGTTAGACACTTAAAACAG GTTCATTCCAGATATACAACCTCTAAAACAATTGAGAGAGAGCTTGAAGAGATTTATGGAAAGTATGAGCCCTATCAGTTCCTAGCATTCTG GTCTGAGATATGGGACTTCTACGAAACAAGGTTTGGGAAGTTGAACGAAATGCATTCTTCTGACTATAAACTTATAACTGCTTGTAATATGAGAAGCACTACAAACAAGAGGAAGAGACCATCGCGGAAATGCCAATGCTAA